One window from the genome of Bradyrhizobium xenonodulans encodes:
- a CDS encoding transglycosylase SLT domain-containing protein — MSRTWGRILAAALFICSAGAAAAATDNSRPCEREMARASRQHGIPLGILYAVGLTETGRRGSLYPYALGADGQTVFARDINDAIANFEAMRAKGIKLIDLGCMQVNHYYHGDKFASVRAMFDPARNVDYAARFLKELKQREGSWTMAVARYNAGPNNQPAQKRYVCHIVAHLVSSGFGAWTDKARSFCQPKATS, encoded by the coding sequence ATGAGCAGGACGTGGGGCCGCATACTCGCCGCGGCCCTGTTTATCTGTAGCGCGGGCGCCGCGGCGGCGGCGACCGACAATTCGCGCCCCTGCGAGCGCGAGATGGCGCGTGCGTCCCGGCAGCACGGGATCCCGCTCGGTATTCTCTATGCGGTCGGCCTCACCGAGACCGGACGGCGCGGTTCGCTCTACCCTTACGCGCTCGGCGCCGACGGCCAGACCGTGTTCGCCAGGGACATCAACGATGCGATCGCGAATTTCGAGGCGATGCGAGCCAAGGGCATCAAGCTGATCGACCTCGGCTGCATGCAGGTCAACCATTACTATCACGGCGACAAGTTCGCCTCGGTGCGCGCGATGTTCGATCCCGCGAGGAACGTCGACTACGCCGCGCGCTTCCTGAAAGAGCTGAAGCAGCGCGAGGGCAGCTGGACCATGGCGGTCGCCCGCTACAATGCGGGCCCCAACAATCAGCCCGCGCAGAAGCGCTACGTCTGTCACATCGTCGCGCATCTCGTCTCCAGCGGCTTCGGCGCGTGGACCGACAAGGCGCGCTCGTTCTGTCAGCCCAAGGCAACCTCGTGA
- the fliK gene encoding flagellar hook-length control protein FliK has translation MTKLSGTSGQVFSGLAEGLNMRATSRSGKSAGAKSSADSSFNDLLHTVSNLAKKAISDESGDTTLKAGSLRTRLAHPTGQDKTKDETVHDRTETADDTKSSHKSSADKADKSPELPAPIDNVAKADVSDRPTSSAIVGQELAAVPAVKPQLQSPVGGNKDVPARDERSSTAKREVQATGAAKTATAESAPSVPAPASSRSQAATIAQQGDDASSKAIPAAPGFEAVTANVERAVKASARDALPETTKVTVVQQETHLPPAQFGATQQVANAVVAELKETPAPAASMAPDLATSQASAPEPLKILTINLEPPALGNVTVRLRLVGSEVSVHLAAERKDTSQMLDQQRDSIRDLMQSAGYVADVAPVQHGSLDGFQSGSGQSQPQLAGQQQPSSQSQGSFDGARSSSGQSDGSGKQARQEHQSNQETRHEQDVGPHTRRGPVYL, from the coding sequence ATGACCAAGCTCAGTGGAACCTCCGGACAGGTTTTCTCGGGCCTCGCCGAAGGCCTCAACATGCGCGCCACATCGCGCTCCGGCAAGAGCGCGGGGGCGAAGTCGTCGGCAGATTCGTCGTTCAACGATCTGCTGCACACCGTCTCGAACCTCGCGAAGAAGGCGATCAGCGACGAGAGCGGTGATACGACCTTGAAGGCCGGATCGTTGCGGACGCGTCTGGCGCACCCGACCGGACAGGACAAGACGAAGGATGAGACGGTGCACGACCGCACCGAGACGGCTGACGACACCAAGTCGAGCCACAAATCGTCCGCCGATAAAGCCGACAAATCGCCGGAGCTGCCAGCTCCGATCGACAATGTCGCGAAAGCCGACGTTTCGGATCGACCGACTAGTTCCGCGATCGTCGGCCAGGAACTCGCCGCCGTACCGGCCGTGAAGCCACAGCTGCAATCGCCGGTGGGCGGCAACAAAGACGTGCCCGCGCGCGATGAACGTTCGTCCACGGCGAAGCGTGAGGTTCAGGCCACGGGTGCGGCAAAGACCGCCACCGCCGAGTCCGCGCCATCCGTTCCCGCTCCGGCAAGCTCGCGCTCACAGGCTGCGACAATTGCGCAGCAAGGCGACGATGCATCCTCGAAGGCGATCCCCGCAGCACCGGGCTTCGAGGCCGTCACGGCCAATGTCGAACGCGCTGTCAAGGCTTCGGCGCGGGACGCGTTGCCCGAGACGACCAAGGTCACCGTGGTCCAGCAGGAGACCCATCTGCCGCCGGCGCAGTTCGGCGCCACGCAGCAGGTCGCCAACGCAGTCGTCGCCGAGCTGAAGGAAACGCCGGCTCCGGCAGCGTCGATGGCCCCCGATCTCGCGACCTCGCAGGCCAGCGCGCCCGAGCCGCTCAAGATCCTGACCATCAATCTCGAGCCGCCGGCGCTGGGCAATGTCACCGTGCGGCTTCGTCTCGTCGGTTCGGAAGTCTCCGTCCATCTCGCGGCCGAGCGCAAGGACACCAGCCAGATGCTGGACCAGCAGCGCGACTCGATCCGCGATCTCATGCAATCGGCGGGCTATGTCGCCGACGTCGCGCCCGTGCAGCACGGCTCGCTGGACGGATTTCAGAGCGGCTCAGGCCAGTCGCAGCCGCAGCTGGCGGGCCAGCAACAGCCATCGTCGCAGTCGCAAGGCTCGTTCGACGGCGCGCGCAGCTCCTCGGGGCAATCCGACGGCAGCGGCAAGCAGGCCCGGCAGGAGCACCAGTCCAACCAGGAGACGCGTCATGAGCAGGACGTGGGGCCGCATACTCGCCGCGGCCCTGTTTATCTGTAG
- a CDS encoding chemotaxis protein: MTRPLLCAALLMLLPLTTVRVFAEPASASAPTSGEPYELVRTLQAVQDGIARGDTAAHGSHIALIRQVGEKFLAADAGVWSNAQNGQAVVIYLLSGGGPQIVRKLPRDRLNVDERLLNGALAYVEGRQDEARELLKDVKPRTLPSGLGGQVALVQGALFARSEASLAIERLDDARLLLPGTLVEEAALRREILLVGQAEDFDKFEFLTLAYIRHYRNSVYGGDFWQRFSSGLTQSSLALDERRFARIVTLLEQIDRASRLKLYLVIARTAMMQGRLAVTRLAGERALTLSADASADRERAHFFRGVSRALTDEYDGGLAELKALDRSKLPERDVPLLNATLQLALDIRKSFSGGSAAAAEKPPVTPARLDLASSTATLARAQKQLGELELLTRDRRP, from the coding sequence GCGCACATTGCAGGCGGTGCAGGACGGCATTGCCCGTGGTGACACGGCGGCGCATGGCAGTCACATCGCGCTGATCCGGCAGGTCGGCGAGAAATTTCTCGCCGCCGATGCGGGCGTGTGGAGCAACGCACAGAACGGCCAGGCCGTCGTCATCTATTTGCTCAGCGGCGGCGGGCCGCAGATCGTCCGAAAGCTGCCGCGTGACAGGTTGAACGTCGACGAGCGGCTGCTCAACGGTGCTCTGGCCTATGTCGAGGGACGTCAGGACGAAGCGCGTGAGCTGCTCAAGGACGTCAAGCCGCGCACGCTTCCATCGGGCCTCGGCGGACAGGTTGCGCTGGTTCAGGGTGCGCTGTTCGCGCGGAGCGAGGCATCGCTCGCAATCGAGCGCCTGGACGACGCGCGCCTGCTCCTGCCAGGCACGCTGGTGGAGGAGGCAGCGCTGCGGCGCGAGATCCTGCTGGTCGGGCAGGCCGAGGATTTCGACAAGTTCGAGTTCCTGACGCTGGCCTATATCCGCCATTACCGCAACTCGGTCTATGGCGGGGACTTCTGGCAGCGTTTCTCCTCCGGCCTGACGCAGTCGAGCCTCGCGCTCGACGAGCGCCGCTTTGCGCGGATCGTTACGCTGCTGGAACAGATCGATCGCGCGAGCCGCCTCAAGCTCTATCTCGTGATCGCGCGGACGGCGATGATGCAAGGACGGCTGGCCGTGACCCGGCTTGCCGGCGAGCGCGCGCTGACACTCAGCGCGGATGCCTCGGCGGATCGCGAGCGGGCGCATTTCTTCCGTGGCGTCTCGCGGGCGCTCACCGACGAGTATGACGGTGGCCTCGCCGAGCTGAAGGCACTCGACCGCTCGAAGCTGCCCGAGCGCGACGTTCCGTTGCTGAACGCAACGTTGCAGCTCGCCCTCGATATCCGCAAGTCGTTTTCGGGCGGCTCCGCCGCCGCAGCCGAGAAGCCGCCGGTCACGCCGGCGCGGCTCGATCTCGCGTCGTCGACTGCGACGCTCGCACGCGCGCAGAAGCAGCTCGGCGAACTCGAACTGCTCACCAGGGATCGCCGTCCATGA